A segment of the Triticum urartu cultivar G1812 chromosome 1, Tu2.1, whole genome shotgun sequence genome:
GCTACAGGGCATCGTCCGGCAGCTGCCTGCCCGATATGGACATGCGTGCCACATCCGGTCATGTCAGGCCAGTACGGCGGACCATGCCTTACCTTTTGTTTATGCTGAACTAATGGCAAACCTCTAGGGCAAAAGAGGGAAGAACCAAAGCAGTCTAAATAAGGGAGGACCACGGCCTGGCAAAGGGACTCGTTCACAACTGATCACACACATTGTAGCCAGTTCGTCGAGAACACTACTGCAATAACATCCTAAAGCAAGAATAGAGTGTTACACCTCGATGGTGGCCTGAACTTGGGTAGCTTCAGTGTGCTCTATTTTTTGTCTCCCTCTCTCCGATGATCGATGACCTAGGAACATAGTGTGTTCAGTGCCTGGACGAACTCTCTAAGGGTTGTTGCACACAACCTAATGTCAGGATCTTAGACTCCGACAACCTGACATGGCCCTCTCATCCTTTATGGTCATGTTGTGTAGGATCACACAACAATTCATGATGTTTTCCAATAGATCCTTGTCTAGAAATAAGTAGGCCCCCGGACAATTGCAAACCTTGCTTGTAGCACTCCAAGTGCCCTCTTAATGTCCTCCCTCTGAGCTTCTTGTGCCTTCGCAAAATGCTTATGCTTCTGCTCTCGGGCTTGAAAGTTGCCTTCACAAATGTTGACCATGATGAATATATGCCATCTGCTCAAAATTAGCCTTGGTCATACCGATGGCCATTCACCGTGAAGCTGCAAGGTGGACAAGTACCATCAGCTTGCCTTGCAAACAGATGGGATCACTTTAAAacattgatgtcattgtgagaTCCAGTCAACCTAAAATAGCAATGTCAGATCCACTGATCTTTGGAGGCAAGAACTTCCAAAATTATGGTCGGATCCTTGGAATGCCCGGTGAATTGGTCATTCCAAGATGGAAGGCAATTCTTTCACTTCCAGTGCATACAATCGACACTTCCTAACATCTTAGGACATCTTTTTTACTTCATGCATCTCTAGAAGCATGGCCGTGTCCTCGGCATTGGGTGCTCACGGATACTACGGTCCATAAACACGCACAACAGTTTTATTGAACACTTTGATGCACTTGATGATTATATTTCGGCCATTCTAAGGGTGTCATCCCATGAATCTGCGGGAGAGCCATATGCAAGCGTCTGAAGTTATGCGGTCACCTTATGAAAAGAGGGAAAACCCAAAAGGCCGGGGCCATTTCTCTGTTGTTGAAAGAAAGGTTTACTGGCGTTCATGTCGTCGGCAATTCGATGAAACGGATGTTCGGTCATGCGGAAGCATCACCAAAACACGTATGACAGGAAGGTACACTACATGCCTCACCCAACCTCCAAATACGAAGGCTCGCGTGCTCGATTTGAAGGTGCTCTAAAAATTATGGTGATCGAGGGTGGAATGATGACTCTACTAGGGTGTCATTTTGGACAAAAATCTGGCGGTTATTAAGGTGATCGAGCCAATACGGTGATGTACTATAGTTGCTCTAAACAAACATAAAGTCATGGCGAGGCGCTCTTAGATTCAAAGATTAACGGCAGACAAACATTGGAAGAATTACTGTAAGGACAAGCATTGGCTGTTCTTCTTGCAGGCTTAAGATTCTGACACAAGATAAAAACAGAGCACGGATACACGATTTGAGATTTTTAAGAACCGTGCTAGCTCAGCCGATGTTTCGTTGTTTTCCCTAAATCTCATTCTCAAATCCCAAGTTCTCCACGCATACATGTACATGACAAACTACAGATTTCCAGTTTAATTACCACGGTGagacacacacacgcacacacacacacacatggaGCGCTCACTCTAACTAAAACTCTACCGACcatctcatctcatcttcttTACAAGTCTCTCTGAACCCCAAGAACCCAAAACAGAAAGAGACAGTACCGTCTGAGCTCCTCTTCTAAGCCTTCACCGCCATTCCGGCTGCTGCCCTGTCGTTGCTCTTCCTGGTGACCCGGATGTAGAGGAAGATGACGGCCATGACGGCCGCGGCGAACCCGGCGAGGATCACCTCGGCGCCGGCGATGGACCGGTCGTGCCTCCCGCCGGCAGGCCGCGCCACGCCGTCCGGCCCCTCCGCCGGCAACGGCGTCGGCGCGTCCGCGGTGGCGCCCAGCAGCGGCCTGGCCATCGCCATGGCGACCACATCGGCAAGAACCGCCAGAAGTAGCACCAGCCTCGGCTGGGACAAGAAGGCGCACCTCGCCATTGCAGCTCTCACTGACTCTGTGTGTGGGCGGTCCGGAGTTGTGTGAGCTGGAGATGTGAGGAGCAGAGCAGAGCAGAAGAGGGTTAGTGGAGAGTGGGTGCGGGTGAGTGAATATATAGGCCGTGAGCCGAGCTGGAGGCTGGGAGTGAGCTGGATGCTGAGTTGCTGACCATGGTTGGCGCACATGAGACTGGAGAGAGGaagggggggaggaggaggttggGATCGGGGGAGATTGTCTCCGGGGAGGGACGGGTGCTGCTGTGCTGTGGAAGGACGACGTGTCTTTGGCCTTAACTCCGAGTAGTTGGCTCTGTACTAGCTAGGCAGGCTGCGTACGATTATGAAGCGATGCTCTTGATGCTACGAGTACGACACTGTTCCATTCGTTATGGGCATTCTCAGCTCCAGTTTCATACAAGCTTCCTTCTTGTTTCCCACTCGCTTTCTACCTAGCATATGTTT
Coding sequences within it:
- the LOC125532864 gene encoding uncharacterized protein LOC125532864 translates to MCANHGQQLSIQLTPSLQLGSRPIYSLTRTHSPLTLFCSALLLTSPAHTTPDRPHTESVRAAMARCAFLSQPRLVLLLAVLADVVAMAMARPLLGATADAPTPLPAEGPDGVARPAGGRHDRSIAGAEVILAGFAAAVMAVIFLYIRVTRKSNDRAAAGMAVKA